The Labeo rohita strain BAU-BD-2019 chromosome 10, IGBB_LRoh.1.0, whole genome shotgun sequence genomic interval AAAGTTATGCAAATGgctttgattttaatattaaactttCTGTGGCCGGATTGGTGTTTGCAGTGCCCTCTAGCTGTTGCTGAAAGCAACTGGAATTAAAAGTGAACCTATTTACTTTGTTGCACTATGTTTAGAATTCCGATTCTGTTGGGGTTTATCATTAGAATGGAATTTGGAACTATTTTTTGATCACtcataaaaatcaaaacatgttGATTGTTCTTACCAACGGTCAGAAAGACCGTGCGGCCATCTGGTGTGCTCAGGGCAGGTATCTTGACCAGACACTGAACAGAAGAATTTTTGATGGCAGTGACTGTCAGCGTGCAGTTGGAGTTAAACTGATTTCCCTGTGCTACAGAGCTCGAGTTGCAGGAATTTGCCTCTCCATTTACAGACCAGGACACGTTGGGTTCAGGAAACCAGCCTACGGCCTTGCACAGGAACTCTGTCTGAGTTCCTTCTGTTTTGGTCTGATTTCCACCTACGATCTCCACGCTGCCACGTTCTGAAAAAGAACAGAGCAGAATTATCTCTCAAACACACTCTCTGCCCTAATCACTATGGATTTGTGAGTTTGCTTTAATGACGACTGGGTCTGTCTTGAAACATGGTCCACTTTAATTAAGAAGTAGATTATTATTGATTATCTGCAATTTGAGATGTAATCGGATAATTTCCCATGGGACAGCAAGACAGGTGAAAGCTGCAACTCGCAGGTGTGGCTGATAATATCTAGGTTTTGTTTTGCCTTGTGCTGCACTTTGTACTTTTTGTGGTCCGTCAGAAAAGAACAGACAGATCTTGTAAGGCGAAACTACATTCACAAACAATGCATCAAAGAatgaagaaattattttaaaaaatgcttgcTAAACTTTCCTGCTTTATTCTGTGGTCATTTTGGCCTTCTGTTGATACATTTTCAAGCTGAAATGTCCGATACTGAATATTcaatatatacacaatacacaatatattataaataataagaatataagatttattattaaagttaaacAAGCAGAATTATTAGCAATATAATCTCATCCAGTTACAGTAAAccctgtaaaaaaatatttgaagaaAACATGGTTTATGCATCTGACCAAAAAATAGCAAATATATAatgctatattattatattatatagatatatttaatagctatatataatggactgctatggtaccctgtttttaaacttccaaaatgcagtttaaatgcggcttcaaataatcccaaatgtggttgtaaaagAGTCCAGCCGAGGAAAAGGGTCGTATCTAGCGAAAAAttggttttcatttaaaaaataaaatttaaatactttttaatctcgaatgctcatcttgtcgtgctcttcctgaactctgtgtattctgactcaagacagtttagggtatgtcgagaaactccaatcgtattttctccctcaacttataaataataaattaatttcaataatttcaaaatcatcctacatcgctgcagaagtaccgacacagtctttgcaaagtgaacatgcaaagaagatcaaacaccctcaacaaaaaaggtaaaacagtggtttaggacgattttgaagttgagggagaacatgagatgggactttttcgacatacactaactgtcatgaaccggaacaaaaacatgctgaaatgttttactcaaaaaacataatttttttacgactgaagaaagatagacatgaacattttggatgacaagggggtgagtacagtttatgtgaatctttgttttgaatgtGCACACTGGTTTATAGTACAaagagttttactgttttactgttttactgtttactgcacgtcGTTATTTTCCTCATTATTTTCCAATAGTGGATAAGGAACCCGGAAGTCTCATACATAGTCTTACTTCCGTGTTGTGGAAAAAGGTGTATAGCATGTGtagtttttgatgtaaattagattATACTGAGGtaagatgaaaataaattaccatctaaacttttctgaagacaatcaGTTCCCCTCGGAGATACATTCATGTAGGCCACGTACACATGCAGCTAAATTCGGTGGTCAGTTCACTTTTTACTCTTTAATCGCGTTCTGTAAAATGCAGGAGTGATAGCTACATTTACCAACCGCATTAACTCCCAAAAAATACAGGTagtgacaactgcatttacagaaattctatGCAGTGTGTACTGAACCGAACTAGTTattaatgacatatttaaacgCGCATCAGAAATGTCTGAACAATGTCATACAACGTCTGTGTATGTGAGATGCaagaaaatactgaaataagtCTCAACCATTGCAAATTTTAACACAGGGCTAGTTGCGCTGATGAGCGCTGTGGTaaagtgtcagtgttgccagatcttcatacaaaaaaaaaacactaaaacacccaagtgtttatgttttataacacacacacaccaacatacCACTTTATTAACTCCATAAAGTGGCTAGCTTTATGATCGAAGACTAAACAACATGCCTAAAAGCGCTTGTAAATatgaggacatggcaacactcCAAGACCATGTGCCTCCCaagcataaacaaaacagcacGTCTAACAGCGGTAGCTAAGTTAAAATCGACTGACAAAACGATCTTTAACCAAAACAGTGCAGATACCAAACGGCTAAATTCTTATTTACGCCCGCAAGATACCAGAATTGCTTAAATTGGTTACAAATGCTGGAGTGACTGTTGTTCTGTACACACATGGAACAATAATTTCCGGGACTCACTCCCAaatttaaatgcggttgtcacttcTGAATCTTACGGTGTGTATTTGTATGTGGCCATAAACCCCTCACCTCCACTTAAGTATTTAGTTTTTTCTAAATTTTGCGCATTGTGAATACTGAGCTGATccgcctgctacagtattttcttcAATTGCGTTCGTCTTCAGTGTCTCTGGCTTCTGTTAATAGCCGTTTACAGTTGATTTATTTGGCCAGCTaaataattattcattcattcattcattcattcatgtataaaacttgaataataaaaaattgtataaaacatCTATGTTTTCTTCAAATCTATATATTAATGTTTCTGCACAAAATGTAACCAAAACAGGTTGCTCTTTCATTGCTCAGGAGAGTTATTTTAAGAAGTACAAAGAAATTAGACGTACATATAGAGTTATGAATGTAATACTGAATATCATCTGGATTGGGAAGAATTTGGTGAGAAATATTTGAGTTCCTTTTAAGATCTTTTTCTTTATGCATCTCAGCAAATCTGAGAACactgaattttgttttaattttgttttaatttcattgttgTTTAGGAGAAACAATTACTCCTGTAATTGTTGATAGATGTTTACATGCTCCACAAAGGCTATTTTAGTGCTGATAAGGGCATTAGTTAGTGCTGatatatttaaagagacagtctCTGGGAATGTTCTAGACCAATTTTACGCTCTGTCATGCATAAAATTGCTGAGTAATGCTTAAAGGTTGTAAAACGGATCAGCATATGGATGTAGGTGCTGGAACTCACTTAGGCTCAAAGATGAAGCCTGAAGGAAGAAGGTAGGTGCTGTTGAAGAGTGTAATTTAACATTCAACccatgccagaaatcattaagGATGCAGTTTTGCATCTGAGAAGCAGTAGTTTGAACACAGAGCCTTTTAATATACTGACTGTAAACCCAAAGGCAGCCTGTACAAAATGCAACCCAGGAATAAACAACACAATGGAACTGGGAGTAAAATTACACTAATTATAAAGCTTAAGAGAGATCAAATCATGCATTTGTGTTTGTCTGCTTTTAATCGCTTACTTAAATCCTTTGAATGTTTTGGATCAAGCagttaataaactttttattttctttcttttatttacgCTTGATGTTCAGAgtcattaaatttttaaaaatgtttttcaaatgtctcttatgctcaccaaggctgcatttatttcataaaaaacacagtaaaaacaaatattgtgaaatatcattatgaTTTCaagtaactgttttatatttttcaaaaatgtaaagtttatttattcctgtaatgttaaagctgaattttcagcatcattacttcagtcttcagtgtcatatgatcctatagtaattattttaatacactgatttgctgctcatttcttattatcacttttaatagaaatcttacaacattttaaaagtttcacTGTTGCTTTTAACCAGTTTGCATCGTTTTTTCATAAAAGTAATCatttctgaccccaaacttttgtttttataaatcattttttaaatggtttaattatCTGTAGCTGCTCTGTCTTGTTCACTTTCTCTCACATACTCTCATATTTCTCTCTCAGTTGTATCTGTATAGTCTAAACTTTTTATGTCACATGGCATACATCAGTGAAATGGAATCACAATAGAACTTCAAACATTGCTCACCTTGTACAGACAGTGTGGCCGTTTGAGCCACTCCACCCAAAACCTGACAGGTGATTTCACCCGCATCGTCTCTCCGCACATTGTTAATTACTAACTCCCATTTGTAATCTCCAGGTGTGGTGAAATTCGTGGCTGAAAAACGATCTGTGCTGTTCAGCACCCCAGTTGCTTCAAGAATGGTGATGACCAAGAGTCCATTGACCAGCAAGTTCATGACGGATTGGGGCTGAGGTGTGCTGCAGTTGAATCGAGCCTTCGAACCACTGAGCACCGCTGCATTTGGAGGCTGCAGCTGCACCTGAGCGGACACCACTGCAGTCAATGACACACAAGTAACAAATGATTCAAAAACAGCTGGTTGTGTTTCGATCCAGTTATTCAAAgcatgttttcttgtttttcttctcatcatatatatatatatatatatatatatatatatatatagatgatgagagagagagagaaagagagctgaGCAAAACTAGATGATATACAGACcaaatcaaatataatttataatataccacaaatgtgaccctgaaccacaaaaccagtcttaagtcgctgtggtatatttgtagcaatagccaaaaatacactgtatgggtcaaaactatagatttttcttttatgccaaaaatcattaggaaattaagtaaagaacatgttccaagaatatattttgtaaatttcctactgtaaatctatcaaaacttaatttttgattagtaatatgcattgttaagaacttaatttggacaactttaaaggtgattttctcaatatttagatttttttgcttccttagattccagatatgcaaataattgtatctcagccGAATATTTTCCTataataacaaaccatacatcaatggaaagcttatttattcagctttcagatgatgtattaatcttttgtggtacagggtcacaaatatagtTTGTGTGTGACAACTTGCCCTGGTTTATATTCCCATAGAAATTTccaatattttgtaaaactgCACGATTTGTAAGATTAAAATTCTCTGATACCTTCACACtccaaaaaaacttttacttaATCAtttgtccattcatccatctgagacttgttttcaaataatttaattttcaaattcattattattataatacattactaTTAAAGTTtgttaaacaaacaagcaaatatgtcttgttttaaagatatttagatattttttttactggaaaacaagagaAATGCTCACTAAGATGTGATGAATGTGAAAAAGTGAATATGAAAACTCACCCATAGTCATCAGAAGAAAAAGACCCAGTCTAAAAACATCCATGTTTCCTCAGTTATCGTCACACCAGCATCCACAGCTCTAGAATAAATGCACATCACTGTAAAAAAGGCAGGGCAACTGATGGGACACAACCCTGCAATGATCAGTATGTTCAGCTGATTAACTTCACGTATTAGGAATTcctcttttgtttttgtaggtGTGCTTTTGACATGAAGATTGTGTGCAAATATCTGTGACGATGTTATGGATGAATCATGAGGCGGtggatccatttgcaacagCTTTATTTTCTCAGACAACGTTAACAAGCAAGGGTCGACAACAGCAGACTGGTGTGGTGAAGGCAAATCCAAACGAATAGTAAAAGTCCAGGCAAAGGGTCGGGGCCGGCGGCGTTCAAAGGGAGTAATCCGTGGGAGTAGCGAGGGTcgacaaaaggcaggcagcaaaggttcacacacagtataaacagtccggttggcaacgtGAAAACAGTCCGAGGagaaaacgctcaggattgacaGCATAACTAATCAAAACTTCGCAAAGAGCGAGCCGGCGCGGTGCGCTTAAAATGGCCGCCAAGGGAAGTGAACCGggagacccggaaccggaagtggcgggccccaggcacgggattgtgggaaatgCAGTCTAGAACTCAGGTGAGGGTTCCCGCTGGTGCGGGATagggggagccacagagaccgcgttcgtgacagagcccccccccgCGAGTGCCTCCTGGCACGAGGAGGCGGCCGACGCCGGGGTCTACCCCTTCCACGGGGTGCTGGTCGATCTGGGTGAGATGAATGGAAGTCGGTAGTGAGGGAGGGATCCAAGATGTCCTCAGCGGGCACCCAGGACCTCTCTTCGGGGCCAtagccctcccagtcgaccaggtACTGGAGATGACCGCTCCGGCGTCGGGAGTCAAGGATGGCGTTGACTCGGTAGGCCTCCTCGCCGTCGATGATCAGGGGGGGTGGTCCCTGCGGTGCGGTCTCGTCTAGGATCTCCTCCCCACCGGGGGCGACCAGCGGGCTTTAACAGAGAGACATGGAATGTGGGTGAGATACGATATTCTGCAGGTAAATCGAGTCTGAATGATACTGGTGTAATTTGGCGAATGATTTTAaatggacccacgtacctggggctAAGCTTTCTGCAGGGCAGTCGTAGGCGCAGGTCCCGGGTTGAAAGCCAGACCCACTGACCGGGCTCGTAGGAGGGGTTGGGTCGGCGTCTGCGGTCCGCCTGGGCCTGGGTGCGTTGGACGGCCCTCTGTAGGTGGACATGGGCTCGGTTCCACGTTTCCTCGCTTTGTtggaaccaggagttgaccgcGGGCAAGTCGGAGGGCTCTCCGGACCAGGGGAACAAGGGAGGTTGGTAACCTAGGATGCATTGAAATGGTGTTAGGTTAGTGGAGGGCTTACAGATCGAGTTCTGGGCGTACTCTGCCCAGAGGAGGAAACGACTCCAGTTCTCTTGGTGGTCTTGACAGTATGAACGTAGGAAGcgggtcaactcctggttcagTCTTTCCACCTGCCCGTTGGCCTCTGGGTGGTATCCAGACGTAAGGCTGATGTTGACGCCGAGTAAACGAAAGAAGCTGGACCAGAGGCGGGAGGTAAACTGGGGGCCGCGATCTGACACAATATCCTCCGGTAGGCTGTAGAACCTAAACACAGAATTGCACAGTGCTTCAGCCGTCTCCATGGCGGTGGGTAACTTGGGAAGGGGAATGAAGCGACAACCCTTGGAGAATCTGTCGATCACTGATAATATGGTGGTGTTACCGTGGGAGGAGGGAAGGTCAGTGACAAAGTCCACGGCAATGTGGGACCAAGGGCGCTTAGGTACCGGCAGGGGCTGTAGCAGACCGGCAGGTAGTTGCCGGGGTGTCTTAGAGGTGTTGCAGACGGTACAGTTCTTAATGTAGGTGATGGTGTCGATCGTAGGGATGGCCACCAAAATCGATTGCGCAAGAGCTGGATGGTGGCCTCGATACCCGGGTGACCAGAACTGGGGGTGGAGTGGACCTCGGAGAGAACTCGGGTGCGAAGATTAAGGGGTACATAGGTGAGATGATTAGGGCAATCAGCTGGCGGAGGGTCCTGGACCTGACCCTCTGTGATCTCCGTCATGATGTCCCAGGTGACGGGAGCTATGATGACAGATGCGGGTAGGATGGTCTCAGATGGCGGGATAGTTTGATCAGGCTCATGTTATTTCGAAATTGAACCGAGTGAAGTACAGCGACCACCTGGCCTGGCGATGATTGAGAACTTTGGCAGAACGAAGATATTCCAGGTTCTTGTGGTCGGTGAGAAtggtgaatgggtgttgagccCCCTCGAGCCAGTGCCGCCATTCCTGAAGAGCAAGTTTGATGGCAAGCAGCTCCCGGTTGCCCACATCGTAGTTTCTTTCCGCTGGGCTTAGCTTGTGAGAGAAGAATGCACAGGGATATGTCTTGGGAGGCTGACCTTGCTTCTGCGAGAGAACGGCCCCTACGCCCGTGCTGGAAGCGTCCACCTCGACAAGGAAGGGTAGTCGGGGGTCAGGATGCCGAAGTATGGGTGCCGTGGTGAATCTCTGTCGGAGATCATGGAAGGCCTGCGTGGCGCTGGGTGACCAGGTGAGTCGGGCGTCGCCCTTCTTGATCATGGAAGTAAGGGGTGCGGCGACTGTACTAAAGTTGCGTATAAACCGGCGGTAGAAATTGGAAAACCCCAGGAAACGTTGGAGCTCCTTGAGAGTCTTGGGACGGGGCCAGTTGCGCACAGCGTTCACCTTGTTGTCGTCCATGGCGACGCCCTCAGGACTGATGACATAACCCAAGAAGGCGATGCTTTCCTGATGAAATTGACACTTCTCCTCCTTGGCGTATAACTGATGTTCAATGAGTCGCTGGAGGACTGACCTGACGTGTTGGACGTGTTCAGCATAGGAGTTTGAAAAAATGAGAATGTCGTCGATGTAAACTATGACCCAGCGGTTGAGCATATCCCGAAATACCTCATTGACGAAGGCTTGGAAATATGACGGACTATTACTATTATGACGGATagggggagccacagagaccgcgttcGTGACAATATCTCATTGTCTTGTTAGGTAAATAGTAACTTGTAAAATGCTTCCAGACATTCTATTCATTCAAGTCGTTCAAACTTGTTTTTATTAGATAATCAAACTTAGGCTTTTCTGCCCACAGtgcttttgtattatattatatatcacaCTATGAACTTCAGTATGaaacattatatactatacaCTATCCGCAAAAAGtttcagatttgttttgtttttgaaagaaggctcttatgtatggaaacccatttctgccactgaataaaaaataaaaaaattaaaatacatttatttttatatatcacaattttgattttataacatgcaattgggagttatttataaataattttgagatataaacttacaattcaaatacaattgcaattaatttaatttcatttctcacaattttagtttatatcatgcaagtTTAactttaactcacaattgcgagtttatgtcatgatttgcaagtttatatttcacaattctggcttcatatcttgcaattctgactttataacttgcaattgaaaaaaaaaaagtcagaattgcgagtttgtatgacaattctgagaaaaaaagttagaattgtgagataaatagtcgcaataacctttttttcagtggcagaaacgggcttccatacttaTGCTTTTATTAACGttatctaaaactaaaaacattaaaaacctgaaaaacattaatttaactgaaataataggaaatataaaaacatacacacttTTTAATTCAGGTAGTTGCCAAGGAaccatttctcattttctttgaGTTTAActtgaagcactaaaataactaaagctaaaactgaaattaaaattaataaaagctatacagacaaatgacagaaatgcacagcaaaataataaaattaaagtgaaaaataacaaaaaattcaaaatgtttataaaaactataatatatctaactaaaacttaaaaaactaaaaccataaaaaaaataataacaactatacaatgtatttggaggaaaaaaataattaaaaatacaaaaatacacaacaaactGATTCAACtctaactgaaacaaaaattaaaatggaaagtaaaaactaattcaaaatatttataaaaatatataagtcttataaaagtgtttatatATGCTATCCTATCGTGAGTATACACAATATTGTGTTCACTACTACAGTTTATTCAGTACTCAGCCtgtaaaacagatttaaatacACACTGCTCCTTTTGTGATTGTGAacttaaatgttattataataagaGCTTAAACAACAACTTACCTCGTAAAATTCTATTAATCCAGCAAAAATCAAGAAACACTACCAAGTCGTCCTTCGTCAGATCACCTGTATCACCTGTTGGCCTATAGAGAGATCAAAGTCCAGCTGGCTTCTTGTCATGTTATAAAATAGAGACAGGGAAGCCATTTCCATGCAGTCGAAACCCATCGAGCCTGTCTGCTTTGCATATGTCTGCAGATCTCTTGAGGATTTGACGTCAAACTGACATGTCAAACAAGGTGGCCCGTCTATCCAAAAGATTACTTTTGGGGCACATGAGCCCATGATCCATCTGTTAGGGTTCACGCAAGACTGTGCTTGAATGCAGCTGATTTAAATCTAAAGCAGACACACCcagtttcactgaaaaaaaaaaaaaaaaaaaaaaaaaaaaattgtggacaGTGTCAACAGCAGTCATTTCTGGAGCTTAACCTATTTTATCTACAAATCTATATCTGTACAAAGCCACTTCTACAGGTGAAGTTTGCTTACCTTAAGGTGTACAGACAAAAAAACCTTTGAGAAAATCTCAGGTTATTAAACAACTCTGTTTGCTTGGTTATCTATTGTTACCAGAGCATCAACTTTAGGTATTGTGCACACAGAAGGACATATGCAAACAGGTTACAATGACGTCAGGCCATCATATTCTCTTTATACACAAAACTATGTGCCCTGTGGCTCCTGGGTACACTGTATTTGGTTTCCTTACCTGCTGCAAAGAAGACAAACGATAATAATTCAGCTATAACATGACTGGGTTGTGCTACCAGCCACTCAATCACAGATATAAAAAGAAACCAAACCCTGAAGTGGAATGTGCAATGGTgagaaatgtacatttataaagaTTTAAACATTTGACAAAGGCCTTATACAATGCATTTAAGCTGTTTGTacagctttgtgtttttttgagaattaaATTGATTAATGCTGCTTACGCCATGTTTTTGTGACatgtaatttcagttttaaaattttaattatatttacaaactacaaaaaaagtatttttgcattaataaaaaatatatatctctTAAGAAGCAAAACTGGGTAAAGTACTCAGCcttgattttcaaatattagtaTAAATCTTTCACAACATgtatgtttaaaacaagaacGTTTGCCAGTGGGTTAAATGATGTGAATTATTACAACAGTATTTGCTGTGCCGAAATCAATGACCTGGAGAAACCTGTTactagattattattattatatttgtaacataaatatttaatactacCTTGTCAGATTTGGTGTACCTGTTCCCCTCAGACCAAACAGCTTTCTAGAGTATAAAACAGAGGAGGTTAGACCCCGCCGGAGTGAATTTGTGAACATTAAAGCAATTCTGTGTGAAAATGAGGACGGTAATGGGTTTCTGTAACCTTTAATGCTGTGTTCTCGAATTTGGTGACCCTGCTGTATCTGTGTCTGTTCACATCAGACCAAAATGCATACTAAGATATAAAATACGGGACGTTAGACATCACCAGAGGGAATGTGGGTAACATTAAAGCCATTCTGTGTGGAAAAAAAGGGACGTAACAGATTTTGGTAGCCTCTAGTGTTGTGTTGTCGGATTTGGTGACCCTGCTGTATATCTGCAGCTGTTCACATCAGACCAAAATGTATCTAGGATATAAAAGAAGCAGACAGACATTACCAGAGCGAATTTGGGTGGGAAACAGAGGGTGGGAACAGATTTCGGTAACCTGTTGTGCTCCCTTGTTGGATTTGGTAACCCTGCCGTACATCTGTGTCTGTTCATATCAGACCAAAAGCTTTTCTAGGATATAAAATACAGCAAGTTAGTCATCACCAGAGTGAATCTGGATAACATTAAAGCCATTCTGTGTGACAGATTTCAGTACAGATTTCTGTTTCCTCTAATGCTCTGTTGTCATATTTGCTGACCCCATGTACGTCTGTTCATATCAGACTAAAATGTTTTCTAGGATATAAAATAGAAGTGTTAGACACAGCCAGAGTAAATTTGAGTAACATTCCAGCAATAATTTGTGTCAAACAGAGGGGGTAACGGATTTCGGTTAACTTTTAATGCTGTATGTTGGATTTGGTGACCCTGCTGTATCTGTGTCTGTTCACATCAGACCAAAATGCTTTATAGAGCATGAAGGTTAGACATCACCAAAGTGAATTTGGGTAACATTACAGCTAATTTGTGTGAAATAGAGGGGTGTAGCAAACTTTGGCAACCTGTTATGCTGCTCAGAGACTGTTGTGTGTATCAACAACTGTTTACACCAAACCAAAATGCGTTGTGGGATATAAAACAGAGAAGGTTAGAGATTGCCAGAGTGAATTTGAGTAACATCCAAGCCATTCTGTGTGAAACAGAGCGGGAGGCAACAGATTTTGGTAAACTGTCATATTTGGTGACCCTGCTGTATataacttttccattaaggggcaatatCTGCCCTAAGAATTGAtttccaggggcatttttttacattggtCAAGGCATTTTTTAtaatcacactgtaaaaaattactgtgaatttaacggtaaaaatactgtaaaaatgctacagtaaaaacctgttaaatggttaacggtaaaaGGCTGTAAATTTTACAGAGAACAGTGAAATTTACCGTAaactgacattcccagaattccctgtgttacatttttttttatttgatgttttttttgttgaaataacccttttttcttagttttttcttagctgttttgtacattagggttgtatgttacatctaatgttgttaaattaatgtttatgcattatttcagtttcatgtctattaccatgatggtgtttgtgtgaatgacactgtgcaccttctatatatgctcatttttaaaagttgtttgtgatgagctttggttcatcatttgACTTtgtcatcaccacctgcttttggtggttatcagtgtattacaaagatacaaaaaagatttcagtacttcaataggttggtacattaacattatatcagttaccgaaattatggtatttacctgtaaatttaagtgaaaaccgcaaaacacaaaatgttgctaccgtattttttacggtaaaattctggcaaccacagctgccagttttttaccgtaaattttatggaatattttttacagtgcacc includes:
- the igsf5a gene encoding immunoglobulin superfamily member 5, with the translated sequence MDVFRLGLFLLMTMVVSAQVQLQPPNAAVLSGSKARFNCSTPQPQSVMNLLVNGLLVITILEATGVLNSTDRFSATNFTTPGDYKWELVINNVRRDDAGEITCQVLGGVAQTATLSVQERGSVEIVGGNQTKTEGTQTEFLCKAVGWFPEPNVSWSVNGEANSCNSSSVAQGNQFNSNCTLTVTAIKNSSVQCLVKIPALSTPDGRTVFLTVEKLAKRDQTVLIAVTVAFSAAALLFLIIYGIFFFCKRRKKKSGYQEEIRRARIQSQNRTPATENVQGRDNQGYNRDGHDGRTNGGVWYTNHSNKLQMPDGFFDDGHRNHRHMTIV